In the genome of Dasypus novemcinctus isolate mDasNov1 chromosome 30, mDasNov1.1.hap2, whole genome shotgun sequence, one region contains:
- the LOC131276755 gene encoding olfactory receptor 7A10-like, whose translation METENQTCVLEFVLLGLSEDTGVQPLLFGLFLLMYLVTFTGNLLIILAIISDSHLHTPMYFFLSNLSFTDICFTSTTVPKMLLNIQKESKIITFESCLSQIFFYIIFGQLDNALLTIMAYDRFVAICHPLHYMVIMNSRLCGLLLLASWLVGILDSLSQCLMVLQLSFCTKLEIPHFFCELNQVIRLACSDTFLNDLVIYLSSGLLGFIPLTGILFSYSKIISSILRMSTIEGKQKAFSTCGSHLSVVTLFYGTCLGVYLSSTASHNSRTNAIASVMYMVVIPMLNPFLYSLRNKDMKQAFKKLRNILSIKGFFPQI comes from the coding sequence atggaaacagaaaatcaAACATGTGTCTTAGAATTTGTACTTCTGGGGCTGTCAGAAGACACGGGagtgcagcccctcctctttggaCTGTTCCTGTTgatgtacctggtcaccttcacagggaacctgctcatcatcctggccatcatctcagactcccacctccacacacccatgtacttcttcctctccaacctgtcttttacagatatctgtttcacctccaccactgtcccaaagatgctgttGAACAtccagaaagaaagcaaaatcaTTACTTTTGAAAGCTGCCTCAGCCagatatttttctacataatttttggacaattagataacgCCCTCTTGACTataatggcctatgaccgcttcgtggccatctgccaccccctGCACTATATGGTCATCATGAACTCCcggctctgtggcctcctgctaCTGGCATCCTGGCTAGTGGGTATTTTGGACTCCCTTTCACAATGTTTAATGGTTTTGCAACTGTCTTTTTGTACAAAGTTGGAAATCCCCCACTTTTtttgtgaacttaatcaggtaatccgacttgcttgttctgacaccttcctaaATGACTTAGTGATATATTTATCATCTGGACTTCTGGGTTTTATTCCACTCACTgggatccttttctcttactctaagattatatcctccattttgagaatGTCAACAATTGAGGGCAAGCAAAAAGCATTTTCTACctgtgggtctcacctctcagtagtgaccttgttttatggtacatgtcttggagtgtatcttagctctacTGCTTCCCACAACTCAAGgacaaatgcaatagcctcagtgatgtacatggTGGTCATTCCTATGCTGAACCCCTTTctctatagtcttagaaataaGGACAtgaagcaggcctttaaaaagctgagAAACATTCTCTCTATAAAAGGATTCTTTCcccaaatttag